Part of the Triticum aestivum cultivar Chinese Spring chromosome 4D, IWGSC CS RefSeq v2.1, whole genome shotgun sequence genome is shown below.
aTATTTCACACCATTCAAAAATATATGTGTTACTTGAAACAAATTTCACACGTTTCAAACATAAAGTTTGCAATAATTTAAAAATATATAAAATGTGAAAAACTATCATATAGATTAAATAATTAGCTTCATACCATTTAAAAATGGTCAATGTGTGTTTGAAAAATTGTGTACATGTATTTTTGAAAAAATtcatcatgtatttagaaaatattCAATGTGTATAACAAGAATCTTCCAGATGTACAAAAAATGGAAAACAAATGTATTGAAAAAGTAGACATATACtgaaaaaaggaaaaccaaaaaatCCCAAAGGAAACTACTCCCtacattcctaaatataagtctttctagagatttcaatatggactacatatggatgtatatagacatagtttagagtgtacattcactcattttcctccgtatgtagtccatgttggaatctgtaaaaagacttatatttagaaacggagggagtagtacagaaATCTAAAAATGAAAAGAAACTAATAAACACCGGCAcagaaaacatgcaaaaaaaacacGGAAGCATCTAAAACATGTTTGAACCGGTCACAGAAGCTTCCGAAAACCCGCTCCCCAGGGAAAACAAATTGGGCCGACCCATCTGGTGATCGCCAACTGTGAAACGGAGCGAGATATAGCTCTTGCGTGGTAGGGAGGTCCTATTCATCGCTCTTAGCGATTCTTGGAGATGGATAGTGGCCGAACGCATGGATGGCCCAGCTCAAGTAGCCCTCCCGCTTTTGGATTAAAAACTGGCAGCTAGTAAGATTTACAAACCGGTTACCCATTTCTCAAAGATTTAAATGTATTGTTAAAAAATGCTCATGAACTTCAAAATGTTCATACAATTTTGAAATGCTCATCTTTACAAAGAAGTTCATCATTATATGTATACACGTGTTCATGAATTTTCAAATTATTCACAAAttaaaagagaaaaatgaaaataaacacATACAGTtaaaaaactaaaacgaaaatgaAACTAGAAATTAAataaaatcaaccaaaacccatcAAAACCGGTAAGAATTCAACAGAGAAAAGAAACAATCACAAAAGACCATAGACGAAAATCAATGGGAACCAGCTATGGTTTACAGATGAAGCTCCCAAATGGCGACGTTCCATGGTGGGAGAGGTGCGCAATATAGAGATTATTCATTGCTATGAACAATGAATAGCATTTCCCACATGGTTCGTTTAAAGAGAATGTCCCATGGAAATTAAGTTACGGTGGAAAACTGGTAAACCCGAAATAGAAAAGTATGGTTTGAAGTTTCAAACATTCTAAAATATGATATGTTAAGAAGGTGGTATTGTATTAGCATGTAAAATTCCAAGTTCAAAAATAAATTCATTTTGAGGTAGTGTGGCCGCTTTTGGGAGCATCGGTAATGTTCGCTGCAAATCCACATATCAAGAGAGTGTTCGTAGTTTCAGATTTCTGGTCTGTTATAACGCATATGTAAATTCGCAGCCCCCCAGACAGGGGCTAAAATATTAGGCCCTCATAACTGCCCAGCCAAACCCTACCTTTCACCCAAATATCACATTGGCCTAAGAAAAATTGTCACATAGTTTGGGGGTGGGGGATAGGGGGCTTTGTCTCGCTTCATGCATGACCAAAGGATGTCACACCTCAAAGGCACGTCGCTACAACTGGACTGGCCCAGGTAGGTTGATGTAGATCCGTTCattttttttctctccttcttcATTCGTTCAATTTTTTTTGTGTTATCCTACTTTTGTTTgtattataaaaaatatataaaaataattaattactcCAAAAATAAATGTTCAGTGCACATTAGACAAAGCTTTACATTTCGATAGCACTTAAATAATGATCGTGAAGTTTAAATTTCTTTAAAGCACTTCAAAAAATGTACATGCCGCTTCTAAAAATGTCTATATAACTTTATAAAATGTATGCATGATTAAAAAAATATTTTGTACCATTCAAAAATGTAGGTGACACTTAAAAAAATGTTAACACGAAAATGTTCATGATACTTATACAATGTAAAACAattgttcacattgttttaacaaAATAATGTTCAGTGTGTATCAAAAAGGTTCTGTGTGTATAGTAAAAATGTATAACATGCATTGAAATTAGGAGACAAGTATTACAAACATGAAGAAATTTAGTACAAAAATCGAAATCCTAAAGAAATTATATGAAAACTGACACAAAGAACACACCAAAAAAAACATATAGAAACTTCTAAAACCGGTCCGAACCAGCCATTGAAGCTTCCTAAAACCCGCTCCCCAGAAACCATTATTGGACCGGCCCATCTGGCGATCGTGTACTGCGAGACGGAGTGAGATATAGCTCTTGCATGGTTCGGGAGGTCCTATTCATCGCTCCTAGAAGTACTTAGCGACGGATAGTGGCTGCACGGGTGGATGGCCCGGCCCAAGTAGCCCTCCTGCTTGAGGATAAAAAACCAGCAGCTACTCATACTGAAAAAGGGGCTACCAATTTTTCACTGATTTGTGTATTATTAAAAAATGTgacttaaaaatgttcataaatttgaaatgcTTCTTTTTAAATGAAATTCATGAATATATACAGGTGTTCATGAATTTCTAATTTATTCATGAATTAAatgggaaaaataaaaataaaacccataaacattaaaaagaaaaaatgaaaccaaaaataaaaataaataaaaacccaAAGGAATCCCATAGAAAAAAAGGTGAGAATTAAACAGAAGAGGGGGGATCACAAAAGGTCGTAAATGAGAATTAGTGGGAACCAGCTATTGTTTACTGCTGAAGGGACCGGACGATGTTGGGAGAGGCAGACAATATAGCGACATTTCATTGCTATGAACAATGAATAGGATTTTCCACATGGTTGGTTTAAAGAGAATATTCCTTGGAAATCAAATTAAAGTGGAAACCGGTAAACACCATGTAGAAACTATGTTATGAAGTTTCAAAAAATCTCAAAAATGGGTATGTTAAGTAGGTGGTATTCTATTAGCATGTGAAACTCCAAGTTGAACCACAAATTAATTTACGAGGTATCAAAATAACAAATTCAACAATAAATTATGCCAAATAGTAAATTTCACTATTTATTGTTGAGTTTCTTTTGTAGCGTGTAAATGAACTTTTGCTTGAACTCGGAATTTCACATGCTAAAAGAATGTCAACTTCTTAACATGTCGTGTTTTTAAAGAAATTTTATAAATTTTCTAACATGGTTCTCATGTAGTTTTCGTTgtaatttactccctccgttccaaaatagataacccaactttatactaattttgtactaaagttagtataaaattgggtCATCTGTTTTTAGAACGGGGGGAGTAGTTTCCACTAGATGGTCTTCCGTTGGATTAGGAGAGAGTGGTGGTTGGAAGACCCGCGTGAGCTCACAAGATACGGTCCGACGGTGGTTGGAAGAACCGCGCGGGCTCACGTTATACAGTCCGACAGAGAGGTGCTCGTTAAATATGACCCTGAGGCCTTGACACATGAAGAAATGCTACACGGGCCACACATGAATGCCGATAAGCTGGTACAATACCTACCATTTTCTTTATAAATCTGAaagtatttacttttattttatctGAATCTGTTTGATAGTGGACAGAAGTTCTTGTATCGTTGTTTATCTGCCTCGGAAAAAAATGATCATAGTGAGATAATGTTTAtgtatctctgatttttttttaaattttctggAAAGCAAAAGAAAAATCTATAAATAGTCAAAACCAacatagataaaaaaagatagataaaaaaggaaagtgaaaggaGAAAAATACTAATGACTTTCCTTCTACCCGCCATTGACAACTGATTAGCAATGACCCTTTTTGGAGTGGTGAAGCAGTCATAAATCTACCAGTGGTATTTGCTAGGCCTGATAACGAACGGTCGATGGTTGTAACATGCTGGCAGAAGACCACAAGGCACCGAATTTTTGCTACAATGGAGCCTTCTCATGTATCTACTCCCTGCCTCGGAAGGTGCTATCAAAGCTTGCCGCCATGGCCACACTATAGTGATAGCTCCGGGCTTGCCGGATCTAACAACGACGGGACTCTAAAAGCTAGGTTCATCATCAGCGACCCCGATTTCCGACATTGCCCAGAAGCTTTTGTGTCATGTGTGTGTTCCTACAAAGACATGGTGGACATGCTGCGGGGATTTTGGAGGTCTCGTGCACATGTTGCGTGCATGCTGCGAATCGTTGGTTCAGATGCTGCATATGCAGCGACTATTCTTCTGTGGGATTTTTGACGCGATCAATCAGGACTTGCTGCATACATACAAGAAAAATGCTTGTATGATTTTTGAAATGTTGTGACTATTTTTTTCATGCTTTTTCTATTTCGTCGATGTTAACGAAAGCAAAGAAATAAATAGAAGACCGAATGCAGAATTAGATGGCGCGGGTTTCGTATTGAACTGAAATGTGATGGTGGGGGAGACGGCCAATCGCATCTTTGTTCGATTTTTTCATTAGGAGAAACCATTTGATTCAGATCCTATTACAAGCTAGTGCTGGAAATAAAACGAGTTCAACCAAGGTCCGGCCAACGCGTAGGCGCGGCCCTTTCGCTAGTGATAGGCCTGACAAGGATAGGGCGATGGGGATGATCGATCAGTGCATGGTGCAAGAATAAAATCCTGGCAGTGGGAGCCCATCGTTGTTGCGGGACGGGACTAGGCAGACACGGTCGACCGCGATCCCGAGCATGAGACGGACGTGGCCGCGCGACTCCAGGGTGCGCATTAAAACCGGGATTTGCCCCGTGCGGGGCgccactaagagcatctccagccgttggccccccaggcggcgattttacgcgCCCCCGAGGCGAGCCGGCGCGGGGCGAGCGGGTTCCCAGCCGCTCGCCCCAGGGTCGCCCCCAGACGCGGGTTTTTTtatttagaaaaataaataaattcgaCAAAGTTTGGCTAAATTCGGCAAACTTGACATAATTTTGAACATGTTCGGCGTTACATAAGTTATTTAAAAAACTACGGGGTGAAGAAGTCTCTGAGCGCGGCGAAGTTGCCtacgtcgccgccgtcgtcgacggcggcggcggccttctccTTCTTGATGGCGCGGCCGCCCCAGCTGGACCCCTGCCTGGCGTCTCCatggcggaccggtggcggcggcacgtcgtcgtcgtcgctgtcgtcgaggacgaccACGCCTCCCTCGTCCCGGCCACGACGCTGAGCTTCGAAGCGCTCGAAGGCGAGGATCTGGCACTGCAGCTCTGTCTGCGCCCAGTCGTCGTGCGCCCACTTCAGGGCCGCCGCGTCAtcgagctcctcctccttgacacCGCCGGTGGGCCCGGGCTCCGTCTTCACGACGGGGAGCCCCGGCTTCGTCTTGacggcggcgagccccggctccgtctttggcttgacgaagtgTGGAGGAGCCaaggagggggcgcgcctgccaccctcgttgatgacgataccggcgctgcgggtgcgccggccgagcggcgtctccgcggcaggctcggccttgacgccgaacaGCGTCGGCGAGCCGGAAGggtgggaggaggagcgggaggacgactgagaggaggaagaggaagaggagccgAACCACCTGGGCGNNNNNNNNNNNNNNNNNNNNNNNNNNNNNNNNNNNNNNNNNNNNNNNNNNNNNNNNNNNNNNNNNNNNNNNNNNNNNNNNNNNNNNNNNNNNNNNNNNNNNNNNNNNNNNNNNNNNNNNNNNNNNNNNNNNNNNNNNNNNNNNNNNNNNNNNNNNNNNNNNNNNNNNNNNNNNNNNNNNNNNNNNNNNNNNNNNNNNNNNNNNNNNNNNNNNNNNNNNNNNNNNNNNNNNNNNNNNNNNNNNNNNNNNNNNNNNNNNNNNNNNNNNNNNNNNNNNNACGTCGtggagtgtgcggccggggacgccccaccagacgTGGCGGCCGTCGCTTTTCTTGATCCCGCCCACCATCGGTGCCCCGTTCGTGGACGCCAGCCGCTGCCCCTGCAGGAGAAGCGTTCGGCCATCGGGAAGGGAAGGGGAGGAAAAGGAGATAGGCGACGCTCGGCGGAGGACGGGAGAGAGGCAGAGATCGGCAGCAGGTTTTGGCTCGGGATGGTGTGGCCAGCGGCGAGGGGGAGTCGCTGGTTTTATAACCCGCGCCGTGTGTACGTGTGGCGGGAAAGgaggcgtcgccgcgccgcccgtgaggaatcaatggcaaggctgaccgccTGCCATTGATTCCCCGCACGAAACAGAGGCGTTCtgggggaagacgaggcgtcgtgtcgctgacgcggctggcccgcgggtCTTTCGCGCAAAaaaccgctcgccccggcgccccaggCACCCCCCAGCGTGCCGatttcggcctgggtccgccggcatcAGTTTTAGCCCAAACCgacgaaaaacgggcttctggaaGCATGACTGGGCCAATTTTTCAACGCCGGCGTGAAAAAGAGAAGGGTCTAtttggggcgcggctggagatgctctaacctgcAGCCGGCCGGTTCTTGCCATGTTGCGCTCCCGCTGCTCATGGCCTTCACGTGGGACTGACGTCGACCAGCACACCGTCGCCGCGCGTAGTACGTCCGGTCCGGGGACCAGACCGGAGCGTCTATCTTGGCAGCCTACGCATGATCGATGTGTACGTGCTCAGGCTACCACGTCCACGTCCACGTACGTCGCTGTTCAGCCTGGTAGGTTTGTACCCGGCCCGGGCAGTGTTTCCATTCCTAGCTAGGTAGCTAGCTAGCTACTTGTTGTGAATGAATCCAGTGCACGCAAGACCCACTTTGAAGTAAGTAACTTGGCATCTGTATATCCTTCTAGCTACTTTTACTGCGTGGCCTCTTGGGTTGCCAGAACACTCGCACCTCTCGATCGATCTCACTCTTCGTCTTCCTCTCGCTCTCTGTTCACCGGCTAGCTGTTGGGCTGTGGAGCGTCCATGAGAGCCCCCCTGGCATCGCGCGACACGACACGAGGCCACAACCGAGGCGTACCCGGCGTGGTGAGATGGAACGAACGAGCGACACACCACATGGCCCCGGCCGTGCCCCCAACGCCCGCACATGTAGGCCCGTCACATCTTTGCACGCGTGCAGGCACGCCCGGCCCGGCCTCACCTCCGCTCCGGCGAGAGCGTGCATGGCGACAAACCACCCCGGCTTTCGCCTCGTCCGGATCGCCGAGGCTtggacgcgctcgccgccgtcgctGTCCGGCGCGCGCAACCTGTCGCCCAAATGCGAGTGCAGCCTGGCCACGACGTTACGTCGCGACAACCAACCAGCCCTGCCCGATCGATCGTTCGATCTAGCCAGTTTTAGCACGAACTGCTGCTGCATGCCTTTCGTGCCTGTGCCTGGTCCAGGCAGATCGATCGGTCGAATTATTAATCCGTGTGCGTTTGAATTTCAAAACATCCGACCGTTCCATTCACCAGTAGGCCTATAGCTAATAATCGTTTTTAGCGTACGGCGCTGTATCATATGCAGAGGCGTACTACAAGATACTGTACGTGGTGTACACCCTGCAGTCCTGCactgcacacgcatgcatgtaCGTGGCTCTGATGCATAATTGCATGTGCGCGCGCACGGAGTACCGAAAGCAAGGCAGCATTCAGTAGGCATGATGGGTTCAGGTGGACTGTCTGATTGATGAACCGACGCAGACGTACGTATAcgtttgcatctccggcgaccgacGCGACGACAAAATGCGGAATGCAATGCAATATGGTTACGCACGCACCATGGCCTCCAATTATTTAACGCCGATTGTACGTAGGTCTTGTGTTTGTTTATTACTCATTCCATCACGGGTCGCAATCCAAACAATTGCTTACTAGCTGCGTCTATAATTTGCCATATCTTATTAGAGCCAATAATAGATGGCAGTGCCAACACTTACGCCCCAAAAGGGTTCGAAATCCTACTCTTGCATCCACGACCGGCGACCATGGGAGACGCCACCAGCCGGCTCTCTTTCACTCTTTCAAGTAGACGAGAAACATTTTGCCGCtcgcaaaaagagagagagagagacaagaaaCATTTTGCATATGCGTCGTGTGTACGTGTGCATGACAGCGTGCACTTGCACTGCCACTTTTTATTGTTACCGCAGCTATCATTCCACAGTCCGGCATCTAATCTAATCTAATCCAATCTATCTACGTTGCATCCGCCGGTACGTGGACGTGGAGTTGCTCTCCTCCACGGATCATCACATCCTGCTGCTGCTGGCTGACGCGGTAGATCATCGTGTAGACGTACGTATAGTCCCTCTCCCCTTCTCGACATTCCTGTGCAGTTCGACAGGGACAACACGTAGCCAAATGTATCcgtctcctctctctttctcttggcTGGTGGGAAATACGAGCCACGGGATCGATCGCGATCCGAGTAACTTTTAATTTTTGTGGCCATGCCATGACATGGATGATGCATGGGTGGTGTTTTTTTGTCAAATTTATTTATGCTTTTATATATAGACAGAGATGGATGACAAGTACAACTCTGTTGTTTAATTTCTCCACCTTGATAGGATATTAGTGCTCagaacaatatttttggtattttaagtGCCTGAACCCTGAATGGGTACTGTATGCTGTCCCTACGTACGCGTACGGACTGCCCGATCTGTTCAGCTCCATTTTTGTTACACTGACCCCCTAGCTACCAAATCAACACATAATATGTTAACCACTTCTACTTATCAATAGAAGCCAAAGGTAACACGCTAAACGAGCACTAGGTCAACACCACAGAGACATTTGGGcttgatcctcaaaaaaaaaaagacatTTGGGCTTGGGATATAGTGCACCATGTTAATGCACGCAAACCCTCGAATATGTTGAACAGAACACAATATGTTCCTAAAAAGGACATAATTCGAGTCCACAAATTGCATTCCCTTGGTCTCGTAGATTAGATTAATCCGAACATTATGAACGTGATCATATGTAAATCTTCAGATCAAAAAAGCTCGCATAACTCGAGCCGATaaattatattttttttgtttgtttctgaaAAGACTAAATATATTCGCTTAATCACCATGACTAATTATATTTGGGCCGCGCCGCCTCGTCATCGGGCGCTGACCAGCGTGCTTGCTCGTCGCGCTGGAGCATCCGCTCAGCGACAGCGGCGTGCTCTGCGCCGAGTGAAACAATGGCGATGGCGGAGGTGACAACCGCGGCACGACGTCCATAGCACGACGGGCCACCGAGCCGCGGCCATCTTGTTTCGCAGAGGCACCGTAGCAGCCGCTCGGCTCGCAGGGGAGGAGGCGGACCCCGCGGAAGATCTGGCTCGCGATGACCAGTTGCTCGGGGGAGGCGGCACCTCCTCCGGGCACCGGGACGCCGAAGTCAAAGTCGCTCGGCGTCACTGTGGTCCACCACATGGAGAAGAGCTCGGTGAGATCCTCCATATAGATGAAGGAGGACCTTGAGCTCCcgagggcgtcggcggcgaggcggtCCAAGGAAGGCGGCGCCTGCTTGAGCCAGCCGTAGGAGAAGCTGTCACCGAGCTTCTTCACCGAGCCGCTCACCTTCATGAGGCGCGTGCGTGCGTGAGTGTCGACCCTTGAGGCCTTGACGCGTGAAGAGATTCTACACGGGCCACACATGGCATGCCAATAAGCTAGTACATTCCCTAccatattttcattttctttttcttcataAATCTTAAAAAATGTTATCAGTTTGATAATGGAAAGAAGTTCATGCATTGTTGTTCATGTACCTcagaaaaaatgttcataatgaaATAATGGATGTGTTCCCCTTGAAAGcatttttatattttctagaaagcGAAAGGAAATTTAAAAATAGTTAAAACCAAGCATAAATGGTGAGAAAACAAAATATAAGATATCCAAAATCTTGCAGTGGATTCAAAGCCATCACCAACAGTGATTCCAAAGTGATTTTTCACAAAAGATCAAACGTTTTTAGCAACCACACaatcaaaaaaaaaacaaatgagAAACAGACTCGTCCTCCGGACAGAAAGCATAATTCAGGGTTTTAATGACGTGTCTCATCCTAAGGCTGTCCTCTAGTCATCAACGTGTTGTGAGAGAGCAACAAGCGATGGATGATGGGTACGGTGGTGCAATAATAAAATCCTGGCAGTGGGAGCCCATCGCTGTTGCGGGACTTGACTAGGATCTGACTGAGGAGAGGCTGCGAGCGACATGAGACGGACGTGGCCGCGCAGCTTTGTCCCCGTGTGCAGTGCAGGTGTGGAGCCACGTAACGTACtgcctcgcggccggctcgccatGTTGCGCCCCCGCTGGCCGATGGCCTTCACGTGGGAGTGAGGTCGACCGGCACACCCGCGCCCGGGGACCAGACCGGAGCGTCTGTCTTTGCAGCAGCCTACGTATGAATATGATCGATGTGCACCGTTGAGTAGACTTTTACGTACCGGCCCGGCCACTGTTTCTATCCCTAGCTAAGCTAGCCAGCAGCCTGTTCTGAATGAATCCAATGCTTGGCATCCTTCGACTTTTACTGTTCGCCTTCCTCTCATTCTCTGTTTGCCAAGTTCCGAAGAGCCGCAGCTGGGCCGGGGAGCGCCATGGCCATGGGAGCGTCCATCAGAGGCCCCCCTGGCATCGCGCGACACGGAGCCACAACGGAGCAGTACCCAGCGTAGCGCGCTCGGCCGCGTCCCCGTCGGCCATGCCAGCATGTGAGATGGAACAACGCCGGCCGGTCCCGGCCGCGCCCCAACGGCCGCGCATGCAGGCCCGTCTCGTCTTTGCACGCGTGCATGCCCTGCCCGGCCCCGGCCCGCACCAGGTCCGCCTCCCTCCCTCCGCTCCGGCGAGAGCGTGCGTGCATGGCGACAAACTACGTAGCACACACTGTACGCCTTTCTTCCGAATTGTCAAGCAAGGCTTGGACGGGCTCGCCGCCGTCGCTGTTGGACGCGGGCAACCTGTCGCCCAAATGCGAATGCAGCCCGGCCAGGCCACGACGTTGCGTCGCGCCAGCCAGCCAACCCTgcccgatccatccatccatctagacTCTAGAGCTAGTTTTAGCACGTACCCGCTGCATGCTTTTCCTGCGTGCGCCTGGTCCCGGCCGACCCATCGGTCCAATTATTAATCCGTGTGCGTTTGAATTTCAAAGAGGTAATAGCACTGCAGGTCCCTGAACTTGCATGTTAGGTGATGGTTTGGTCCTTGAAGTTGAAAAAGCTGATTATTTCGTCCCTAAACTTATCATGGATGTGCAAGTTTAGTCCACAGCCAATCCGAACTCGCCAAGTGGAGCCAGGTGGCCTGGGCTGGTCAGCGCCGCGAGTTTTTCAGTTAGCCCCCTGCCTTTATCACGAATACCCCCGCAGTACTACACCTGAGTTAACTTGTGGGTATATTCCTTTGGAATATCCTATCCTGTCGGCTCTCTCCACTCTCctatctgcttcttcttcttcagctcgtCTGCTCCagatcgccgccgccgtccatctCTACGCCGCCTTCCAGCTCGCGGCCATGGTTTCTTGGAGTGAAGGATCCAGCTCGTCGTGAGCGTGAGCGCCCTCTGCAGCTTCCGCCCGCAAAACACCTCCACCTCCGCCGCGTACGTCGCCGTCACCGGCTTGTGGTCCGACAGCGTCAGCTCCGACCTCCCGTAGCCCAGCAGCCGGCCCTTCCCGAACGACAGCACCCGGTCGCACCACGCCGGCgtcctcctcccccctttctggTCGTCGCCGATGTACTTGCCCGTCCCGATCTCGTACTTTTACGTCGGCGCGAACTCCAGCACCCCCTCGCTCCAACCCTCGAATGCCCGCCCCTTCCTCAGCTCCCGCTTCAGCTGATCATCACAACAAACAGAGCATTAGCACTCCAGTTCACAGTCCATGGCGGAGATGGTGATGAACGAAACTGCGTACCTGATCTTTCTCGGCTAGCTGAGGCCAGTCCATGGCGGCGATCAGGCCGTGGGTTCTGTCGTACGGCACGTCGATCCGGTAGTTCAGATTGCCCAGCCAGAAAATCCTCCTACAGAAGAACATGTCTGTCAGATCACCGGGTGATGCATTGGTGGATGCAATTTCGTAGCACGATGTGCGCGTGCATGATCACTGACTCGTGGTCGTAGATGTCTCGGGGCAGCT
Proteins encoded:
- the LOC123097142 gene encoding uncharacterized protein, producing MKVSGSVKKLGDSFSYGWLKQAPPSLDRLAADALGSSRSSFIYMEDLTELFSMWWTTVTPSDFDFGVPVPGGGAASPEQLVIASQIFRGVRLLPCEPSGCYGASAKQDGRGSVARRAMDVVPRLSPPPSPLFHSAQSTPLSLSGCSSATSKHAGQRPMTRRRGPNIISHGD